The Vicinamibacteria bacterium genome includes a window with the following:
- a CDS encoding cyclase family protein, giving the protein MNRIFDVTVPLVREGPTYPGDARFELEFTHELAKGDPFNAARIVIGTHSGTHVDAPYHFLIDGDAVDRLPLEILMGKARVVELSVRERIERADLEAQDLRDDIRVLLKTRMSGQLRQPAFQEDHVYLSRDAALYLAQAGIKLVGFDYLSLDRSGAADFPVHQVLLGAGVVIVEGLDLSEVPAGEYEMACLPLRIVGGDGSPARVILRTRL; this is encoded by the coding sequence ATGAACAGGATCTTCGACGTGACCGTGCCCCTCGTGCGCGAGGGCCCCACCTATCCGGGCGATGCCCGCTTCGAGCTCGAGTTCACGCACGAGCTCGCGAAGGGCGATCCCTTCAACGCGGCCCGGATCGTGATCGGGACCCACTCCGGGACCCACGTCGACGCCCCTTATCACTTCCTGATCGACGGGGACGCGGTGGACCGGCTTCCCCTCGAGATCCTGATGGGCAAGGCGCGAGTGGTCGAGCTCTCGGTGCGGGAGAGGATCGAGCGGGCGGACCTGGAGGCCCAGGACCTGCGGGACGATATTCGGGTCCTCCTAAAGACGCGGATGTCGGGGCAGCTGCGCCAGCCCGCCTTCCAGGAGGACCACGTCTACCTCTCCCGGGACGCCGCCCTCTATCTCGCCCAGGCCGGGATTAAGCTCGTCGGGTTCGACTACCTCTCCCTCGACCGCTCGGGGGCCGCCGATTTTCCGGTCCACCAGGTCCTGCTGGGGGCGGGGGTGGTCATCGTGGAGGGCCTCGACCTCTCGGAGGTGCCCGCGGGCGAATACGAGATGGCGTGCCTTCCCCTGCGGATCGTCGGCGGCGACGGCTCGCCCGCGCGGGTCATCCTCCGGACGCGCCTGTGA